Proteins encoded in a region of the Marmota flaviventris isolate mMarFla1 chromosome 3, mMarFla1.hap1, whole genome shotgun sequence genome:
- the LOC114108381 gene encoding LOW QUALITY PROTEIN: taste receptor type 2 member 13-like (The sequence of the model RefSeq protein was modified relative to this genomic sequence to represent the inferred CDS: inserted 1 base in 1 codon; deleted 2 bases in 1 codon), which translates to MENGLQNILILIMIVQFIFGSLSNRFIVLINCIEGVNKRKLSLLDQILIVLAISRIFLLWKVLVSWFSSLYHLLLLIPEIEVRIAISSWIFANHFNLRFATILTIFYLLKIASFSRPIFLYXKWRVKKVILMILLGNLIVLILNRIQINIYIEAWIHGSERNTTWNSRMSDFATFLDLIIFNMTMFSITPFTVALITFLLLIFSLWQHLQNMQHNFKGPRDPRTNAHITALKIMISFLLLYATYFLSFFISCLLKMHQSKLVQILSLNFGLIYPSSHSFILILGSSKLREAFLLVEAATVWAKR; encoded by the exons ATGGAAAATGGCTTGCAGAACATCCTCATCCTCATAATGATTGTACAGTTCATATTTGGGAGTTTGAGCAACAGATTCATAGTACTGATAAACTGCATAGAGGGGGTCAATAAAAGAAAACTCTCTTTACTTGATCAAATCCTAATTGTCTTGgcaatttctagaatttttctgctTTGGAAAGTATTAGTAAGTTGGTTTAGTTCTCTGTATCATCTACTTTTACTCATACCTGAAATAGAAGTAAGAATTGCTATTTCTTCCTGGATATTTGCCAATCACTTCAATCTCCGGTTTGCCACAATACTCACCATCTTTTATTTGCTCAAAATAGCCAGCTTCTCAAGGCCTATTTTTCTGT CGAAGTGGAGAGTAAAAAAAGTGATTCTGATGATACTGCTAGGAAACCTGATCGTCTTGATTTTAAATCGGATACAAATCAACATATATATTGAAGCCTGGATTCATGGAAGTGAAAGAAACACAACTTGGAATTCCAGAATGAGTGACTTTGCAACATTTTTAGACCTGATCATATTTAATATGACTATGTTCTCCATAACTCCATTTACCGTAGCTTTGATCACTTTTCTCCTGCTAATCTTCTCCTTGTGGCAACATCTCCAGAATATGCAGCACAATTTCAAAGGACCCAGAGACCCCAGGACCAATGCCCACATAACTGCCTTGAAAATTATGATCTCCTTTCTTCTGCTCTATGCCACttactttctgtcttttttcatATCGTGTCTTTTGAAGATGCATCAAAGCAAGCTGGTTCAGATTCTTTCCCTGAATTTTGGACTCATCTATCCTTCAAGCCactcatttattttgattttgggaAGCTCCAAGTTAAGGGAGGCATTTCTTTTGGTG GAAGCAGCTACGGTGTGGGCTAAAAGATGA